In Streptococcus oralis, a single window of DNA contains:
- a CDS encoding LysM peptidoglycan-binding domain-containing protein, which produces MSLTTKKIKTTIAGVAALLAFFAPSLASAQETVTYTVKSGDTLSEIAEKYNTTVEKLAAKNNIKDIHLIYVDQVLVIEGTASTAAPAATTEETAPVATETVEEAPATTTYEAPAAPAAPAAESNTASASTVSGSEAEAKEWIAQKESGGSYTATNGRYIGRYQLTDSYLNGDYSAENQERVADAYVAGRYGSWTAAKNFWLNNGWY; this is translated from the coding sequence ATGTCATTAACAACTAAAAAAATTAAAACAACTATCGCAGGAGTAGCAGCTTTGCTTGCTTTCTTTGCTCCATCACTTGCATCTGCCCAAGAAACTGTAACTTACACAGTTAAATCAGGTGATACTCTTTCAGAAATCGCTGAGAAGTACAACACAACTGTTGAAAAATTGGCGGCAAAAAACAACATCAAAGATATTCATCTTATCTATGTTGACCAAGTTTTGGTTATTGAAGGAACAGCTTCTACTGCAGCTCCAGCAGCAACAACGGAAGAAACAGCTCCAGTAGCTACAGAAACAGTTGAAGAAGCTCCAGCAACAACAACTTATGAAGCACCAGCTGCACCAGCAGCTCCAGCAGCAGAAAGCAACACTGCATCAGCTTCTACTGTAAGCGGTTCTGAAGCAGAAGCCAAAGAATGGATCGCTCAAAAAGAATCAGGTGGTAGCTACACAGCTACAAACGGACGTTACATCGGACGTTACCAATTGACAGATTCATACTTGAACGGTGACTACTCAGCTGAAAACCAAGAACGTGTTGCAGATGCCTACGTTGCAGGACGTTACGGTTCATGGACAGCTGCCAAGAACTTCTGGCTTAACAACGGTTGGTATTAA
- a CDS encoding helix-turn-helix domain-containing protein, translated as MRYDFGNVYKEIRESKGLTQEEVCGGVLSRTSLSKIESGKTTPKYENMEFLLQQINMSFEEFEYICHLYHPSERSTIMQTFLKMASISGTSDLSKLLKKCQHYLKTHHDFPIQQLQDMLEIVIYIRENGIEKLSSKVDNIVNRLWDKIEKQDTWYESDLKVLNTILFAFPMEYIHQITEKILERLEVYKHYSPVFQLRMMLLLNLSTLYLYNGDKLLCKQLCYTLLEEAKASKQYDTLAFSYIRIGICANDAQLIQNGLSLAKLVEDEHLLTELEREVNIFVNKKEP; from the coding sequence ATGCGCTACGATTTTGGAAATGTTTATAAAGAAATCCGTGAGTCAAAAGGATTGACTCAAGAAGAGGTCTGTGGGGGTGTTCTCTCAAGAACCAGCCTATCAAAAATAGAAAGTGGCAAGACAACTCCAAAATATGAGAATATGGAATTTCTTCTCCAGCAAATTAATATGAGTTTTGAAGAGTTTGAATATATTTGCCATCTCTACCACCCAAGTGAACGATCAACTATCATGCAGACTTTTCTAAAAATGGCTTCTATTAGTGGTACGAGCGACTTAAGTAAATTACTCAAAAAATGCCAACATTATCTAAAAACACATCATGATTTTCCCATCCAGCAGTTGCAAGATATGCTCGAAATCGTTATCTACATCCGTGAAAATGGGATAGAAAAATTGTCAAGTAAGGTTGACAACATTGTAAACAGATTATGGGATAAGATTGAGAAACAAGATACTTGGTATGAGAGTGACCTCAAAGTCCTTAATACCATTCTCTTTGCTTTTCCTATGGAGTATATTCATCAGATTACCGAAAAAATTCTCGAACGACTAGAGGTTTATAAACACTATAGTCCTGTCTTTCAGCTTCGTATGATGTTGCTTCTGAATCTCTCAACTCTTTATCTTTACAATGGTGATAAGTTGCTTTGCAAACAGCTTTGCTACACTCTCTTAGAGGAGGCAAAAGCAAGCAAACAGTACGATACACTTGCGTTTTCCTATATTCGTATCGGCATTTGTGCTAATGATGCTCAGTTGATACAGAATGGACTCTCCTTAGCTAAACTAGTAGAAGATGAACACTTACTAACAGAGCTAGAGCGAGAAGTTAACATCTTTGTAAACAAAAAAGAGCCCTAA
- a CDS encoding lactococcin 972 family bacteriocin — protein MKKLVKIGVATVMACGLLATTNVLAVWVGGGQWNYGVGWTGTFGYSDYLHSTRSHTATVRHGGRISRDRETPGVWAQASLTKIPPTGLEYFYGF, from the coding sequence ATGAAAAAATTAGTAAAAATTGGTGTAGCAACCGTAATGGCATGTGGTTTGCTTGCTACTACAAATGTTTTGGCAGTATGGGTAGGTGGTGGTCAATGGAACTATGGAGTAGGTTGGACAGGAACTTTTGGATATTCTGATTATTTACATTCTACTCGCTCTCATACAGCAACTGTCCGACATGGAGGTAGAATCTCTAGGGATCGTGAAACTCCCGGGGTTTGGGCTCAAGCTTCCCTTACTAAAATTCCGCCAACAGGATTAGAATATTTCTATGGATTTTAA
- a CDS encoding bacteriocin-associated integral membrane family protein, whose amino-acid sequence MKKISNFCMLLLLLCTTFFVFNVNYTREVVRIQEMGKTASSLDVYLKDVNEPAESVLRFFEDVSKEYKVSIIKTDSGDEVIKSGVFDKDTFPYQEFGISSLGFTTDGEGVYSNKEISNKLGTIPTFLKAKPIQLMTFQAYIKDTSRSLNGRYTISSAQEMDRDQILQKWSDFFKTDQATLLEPNYKSAVEVLNRDLLLSAIIFVLAILLLVLVTVYQPMMEMKRVGVQKLLGFQDRAVLADVVKGNLYLLLGGALVINLGVCFLLDYKPKDLFPMLWLSHFLLLQLYLFISWLTYLLIQKMTISSLLKGFSSFKFGLLFNYLMKIGTTILLTVLLVGVGKSLEQENKELDYQKQWISQGNYLTLETFQLNDNLWQEQLAGSGQAVDYFYRFYLDLVEKTQAGYVQSSSLPVKNFVKSEQIQQYQLTDTVDVYYANRNFLKSKGFKLPDTGTKKVILMPASTKGEEEKNQLLGKLITYQSMKYEEQQKRRIEEVDVEIAYYEGDWSFFPYNEKRKENLYNPIISLVNDSDMMWDEKASLSTTGLNNPIKIENTAQHQKEVTALVEKLSDGNYLKFSSIQAIQQEKVDSYRDAVRNFNILFALVGLLSMMISYFLLVTTFLLKRTDIITKKFMGWKLIDRYRSLLGLLLAVYSLPFVALLFFTQALFPLLLFAGFTGLDILFVLFLGSKMEKRNVVQLLKGDHL is encoded by the coding sequence ATGAAAAAAATCAGTAATTTCTGTATGTTACTCCTGCTTCTCTGTACTACTTTTTTTGTTTTTAATGTAAACTACACACGAGAAGTGGTTCGGATTCAGGAAATGGGAAAGACAGCGAGTTCTTTGGATGTATACTTGAAAGATGTCAATGAACCTGCAGAATCTGTTCTTCGATTTTTTGAGGATGTATCAAAGGAGTACAAAGTCTCCATCATCAAAACAGACAGTGGTGATGAGGTGATCAAGTCTGGTGTTTTTGATAAAGATACCTTCCCCTACCAAGAGTTTGGGATTTCTTCCCTTGGTTTTACCACAGATGGTGAAGGAGTCTACAGTAATAAAGAAATTTCCAATAAACTTGGTACGATTCCGACCTTTCTAAAAGCCAAGCCTATTCAGCTTATGACTTTTCAAGCCTACATCAAGGATACATCTCGTAGTTTAAATGGTCGCTACACGATTAGTTCGGCTCAAGAGATGGATAGAGATCAGATTTTACAGAAGTGGAGTGATTTTTTCAAGACTGACCAGGCTACCTTGCTAGAGCCAAACTATAAAAGTGCAGTGGAAGTCTTAAATCGAGATTTGCTCTTATCTGCTATTATTTTTGTCTTGGCTATTTTGCTTCTTGTCTTAGTAACAGTGTATCAGCCGATGATGGAGATGAAAAGAGTTGGGGTACAAAAATTACTTGGTTTTCAAGATCGGGCTGTTTTAGCTGATGTTGTGAAAGGCAACCTCTACCTCCTCCTAGGTGGGGCGCTTGTGATCAATCTAGGAGTGTGTTTCTTGCTTGATTATAAGCCGAAAGATTTGTTCCCTATGCTGTGGTTGTCTCATTTTTTGCTTTTGCAGCTTTATCTCTTTATCAGTTGGTTGACTTATCTCTTAATCCAAAAAATGACAATCAGCTCTCTGCTGAAAGGTTTTTCATCTTTCAAATTTGGTTTACTCTTTAATTATTTGATGAAAATTGGAACCACCATTTTACTGACAGTCTTGCTAGTTGGGGTGGGGAAAAGTTTGGAGCAAGAAAACAAAGAGTTGGATTACCAGAAACAGTGGATCAGTCAAGGAAATTATCTGACCTTAGAAACTTTCCAACTCAATGATAACCTGTGGCAAGAGCAGTTGGCAGGCTCAGGGCAAGCAGTGGATTATTTCTATCGATTTTATCTGGATTTGGTAGAAAAAACGCAGGCGGGCTATGTGCAAAGTAGCAGTCTTCCTGTAAAAAATTTTGTCAAATCAGAACAGATTCAGCAATATCAGTTAACAGATACGGTGGATGTGTACTATGCTAATCGCAATTTTCTAAAGAGCAAGGGATTCAAGTTACCCGATACCGGCACTAAAAAAGTTATTTTGATGCCAGCAAGTACGAAAGGTGAAGAAGAGAAAAACCAGCTCTTGGGGAAGTTGATTACCTATCAATCAATGAAGTATGAAGAGCAGCAAAAACGAAGGATAGAGGAGGTGGATGTCGAGATTGCCTATTATGAAGGAGATTGGTCATTTTTCCCTTATAACGAGAAGCGAAAGGAAAATCTCTACAATCCAATTATTAGCTTGGTCAATGATTCTGATATGATGTGGGATGAAAAAGCTTCCCTGTCAACAACAGGTTTAAATAATCCCATTAAAATCGAAAATACAGCTCAACATCAAAAAGAGGTGACAGCGTTAGTTGAGAAATTATCAGATGGGAATTATTTAAAATTTTCATCTATTCAAGCCATTCAACAAGAGAAAGTAGATTCTTATCGAGATGCTGTTCGGAATTTCAACATACTCTTTGCTTTGGTTGGTCTTCTTAGTATGATGATTTCCTACTTCTTACTAGTAACAACTTTCTTATTGAAGCGAACAGATATTATTACCAAGAAGTTTATGGGGTGGAAATTGATAGATCGGTATCGTTCCTTGCTGGGTCTTCTATTAGCTGTCTATAGCCTTCCTTTTGTAGCCCTGCTATTCTTTACACAGGCACTTTTCCCGCTCCTACTTTTTGCAGGATTTACAGGCTTAGATATCCTGTTTGTGCTTTTCTTGGGTTCTAAGATGGAAAAACGAAATGTAGTGCAGTTATTGAAAGGGGATCACTTATGA